GATGGAGTCCACCTGCGAAGCCCGGGAGCCAGGGCTGCTTTCCCCgtgctttcctttcccttccaagGCTTTTTGGCTCGACCTTGCATTTGCCTCTGTGCCTCGCTGTCAGGATGCGTGGGGGTGTGGGGTTAAATAGCACCTTTAGAAAATTCACAAGTCGACCCGGGCAGCAAAAGGATGagggggaattaaaaaaaaataaaataaaaatagagggAAATTCAAAAATCAACGCAAGACTTGCATCCATTCGGGCAGCCCCGTGTCTGTAGCACCACGCAGTCCCCGGCTCGGTGGCTTTGTGCCACTTGAGCCTCTGAAATGGGACcgaaataaaagagcaaaaatcaGGACAAAAGTCCCAGTGGGGGAAACCCCAGAACTCCAAGGGGACCTTGAacggaggggaaaaaaaaaaaaaaaaaagagagaacagcaaaaatagagagggaaaaaaaaatagacaaaactTAGCACCTTTGATCTGAACCTGGCAGGAAAGTCCCGGCAcggctgaaaaaaataaaaaaaattactaaaactacttgaaaaaaaaaatttaaaaatattaaccaaAACCACAGCTGTGAGGTAGCCttccagaaaaggagaataTGCACTGATGGGTCCGGTTTGCTCCGCTCCAGGGCTTTGGCTGTCGGGGTGGACTCGGGGAGCTCCCCCCTGCGGAACCGGGGCTCGGATGCAAAAAGCGGGATGGTGGCGGCTCCGGGCTCCCAGGTCCCCGTGGGTTGCTCAGGATTGTGTTATTTTTGCTgcctgaacaaaaaaaaaaaaaaaaaaaaaaaaaagaaaaaaacaaggaggggggaagagagagggaaaaaaacaacaatgacaaGAAGCAGATTATAACCAAGAGTTAAacatcttcctttcagaaaaaaaaaaaaaaaaaaaaaaagaaaaaaaaaaaggagaaaaaaatgaaatgcaagtaGCAAAGAGCCCAGTGGAGAAAGGTCGGCCCGAGTTTGCATTCGGGTGCTCCCCGGCTCCGGGGCTCGGCacgggcggccccgcggggtgTGAGCATCACGGGCTCGGCGCTGTCGGAGAGTCCGAGTGGTGCCGTCCGCGGGGCTTAGGGCAGACCGacgccgaggaggaggaggagaggagggcaaGCAAGCGAACCCACTTCCtggttattttgtttgaaaagtcatttatttttttttattttttttttggtttaatgctttttttggtgttttttttttagtttttttttttttttttatggaaacgCAAATAATTTTAGAGACGCTGGAATAGAAACCGACACGAATTCAAGTCCATGtgaaattttctccttttttggctgttttttttttttttattattattattgttattattactcTCTCCTGTTACGCGTGGGGTGGGGGTCCGGTTTACAAGAAGCAGACGGGGCCGATGTCGATGCCGAATTCCTGGTCCGGAGCGCCAACGTCCATGGGGGCCAAGTCGATGATGGGCAGGCGGGATGTCTTTGTCGTCTTGTACTCGATGACTGTCTTGCCCCAGGCGCCAGTGTGACTCTGCAGGAAGGGGCAGTCAGGACCCCCAAATCCCCCCGAATCCCCCTGAAATCCCTCCAAATCCCCCCTAAAtcctccccaaatcccccatCCCTGCTCACCGTGCAGCCGTCCTCGGTGACGCCGTAGGTGAAGCGGCTGTTGCCCTCGGCCCTGATCTCGATTTCGTTGGCGccctggaggagcagggccTTCTTCAGGTTGCCCGTGTCCTGGTCCATGTAGGCGACGCTGTTCTTGCAGTGGTAGGTGATGTTCTGGGCAGCCTCGGTGGACATCAGGCGGAGGAAGGTCAGCTGGATGGCCACGTCGGCCGGGTTGGAGCCCTCGCCGCCGTACTCGAACTGCCGGGGAAGAGGCGTTAGGCATCACAATGCTCATCATCCCCACCCCATGTGGGTGTCTTTGTGtcccccccggcgccccccatCTCACCTGGAAGCCGTCGCTCATTGTCTCGCCGAACCAGACGTGCTTCTTCTCCTTGGGATTCTTGCTGAGGTACCAGTTCTTCTGGGCAATGGTGGCCTGGGTTGGGTAGACGCAGGTCTCGCCCGTCTCCATGTTGCAGTAGACCTTGATGGCGTCCAGGTTGCAGCCTTGGTTGGGGTCGATCCAGTACTCGCCTGTGGGGAAGGGACGGGGTCAGGGGGGGCGAGGGAGGGTAAGCGTGGAGCAGCCACTGTAGGTGGAAGGATGGAGGCGAGGAATGGAGGTGAGGGGCAGAGGATGGAGGTGAGGAGCAGCCTTGAGAGGTGGAGGATGGAGAggtggaggctgcaggggatggaggggagcagggagagggtgcaggggatggaggggagcagggagagggtgcaggggatggaggtgaggaGCAGGTAAAGGGTACAAGGGATGCAGGTGAGGTGGGAGAGGGTGCAGAGGATGGAGGTGAGGAGGTAGAGGGTGCAgaggatggagggatggagTTGAGGAGGTAGACAGTATAGgggatggagaggagcaggTAGAGGGCACaggggatggaggtgaggaAGGTGAGGATGACCCATGAGAGGTGGAGGTGAGAGCAGCCATGAGAGACGGAGGACGGAGGTGAGGAGCAGGTAGGAAGGACAGCGGTGAGAGCACCCCGGGGCAACGCGGGACACTGACCGCTCTTCCAGTCGCCGTGGCACATCTTGAGGTCGCGGCAGGTCCGGGCTGGGTTCTTGCGGGTGCCCTCGGGGCTGCGGATGTTCTCGATCTGCTGGCTCAGGCTCTTGAGGGTGGTGTCCACCTCCAGGTCACGGTCACGCATCACGTTGGCGTCGTCGGCTCGGTAGTAGCGTCCGCCGTCGTGGGCCTTCTCCtggggtggctggggcaggaagCTGAAGTCGAAGCCGCCACTGGGGGGACCAGGAGGACCAGGGGGGCCAGGTGGGCCAGGGGGACCctgcgggaggaggaggatggtgAGCACGAGACGAAGGCAGGCAGTTCTgggcgagcagcagcagggtggaTACATACAACAGGGCCGACGTCGCCGGTGCGAccgcgggggccggggggaccGATGGGGCCGGGAAGCCCATTGAGACCATCTTTGCCGGCGGCACCAGCGGAGCCAGGAGGACCCTACGGGAGCAGAGAGGCCATGAGCATGGAGGTGTCCCCAGCATCACATCGGGGACCATGTCCCCGTGCAGCCCCCAGGAGGATGCTCCAACCCTGGCTGGGGGTCGTGGCTCAGGAGGGGACTTACTCGTGGACCAGCGGGACCAGAAGCACCAGAAGGACCTTGTTCACCAGGAGCGCCCTGTGCAAAGCGAGAGACAAGGAAAGGGCCCGTTGGCACCTCATTCTGCTCTGAGACGTGGGGCAGCACCCACGGCCACCATCACCCCATGGTACTTACAGGAGGACCAGGTGGGCCCTGGAGACCGGAGAAGCCTCTGTGACCCTTCATGCCTCTGTCACCCTGCTCACCAGTTTCACCTTTGTCACCACGGGGACCTTGGGGACCCTGttgaaggaggaggagatgggctGAGTGGGGGCCAGGCCAGCCACTGCCCCCGCATCCAAGGGGATGCAGAAGCACGAAGGAGGATGCAGGAGGACATCAACTTACAGCAGGACCACGAgcaccagcaggaccagggggGCCAGCGGGACCAGCGGGGCCCTGGGATGGGAGAGAAGGGGACGGGTCAGAGCATTCCCCACCTTTGGTGGAGGAGCGTCACCCTGAGCAGGATGCCTGTGATCCCTTCCCCGGCTGGGAATCTCCCTCTAGCGGTGGGAGCCGAGCCCAGGGCCGGATTCTGCCCTGCCATGGACTTGCAAGAGGAGCCCTTGCTCCGTAACGGGACCGAGCGGCCAGACCCTGCTGCACCGGGGGGGGTCAGAGCCCGGGGTGGGGAACGTGGCTGGGGGTCTCCTTGGGCTGAGCATCACTTACGGTCTCACCGCGATCTCCGTTCTTGCCAGCAGGACCGACAGGGCCGGGCGCGCCGGGGGCACCAGGAGCACCAGGGGGGCCAGCGGGGCCGGTCTCACCACGGTCACCCTacgaggaggagaaggaagaggaggaagatgagagCTCAGCATGGGCGAGCGCAGCCCCATCACCCCGTCCCAGCACCCCAGCCGTGGTCACTCACCTTGGGACCAGCAGCACCATCGCGACCGGGGGCACCTTCAGCACCGGGAGCACCCTGTGGAAGAGCAGAGACCCCTCGTTAGGGCAGGCAGGCGCTAACGAGGTCCTGGGTGGCACCAACGCTGAcctcagcacccatgggtgccatGAGCCGGCACATACTCAGCGCAGCAAACCCACGCCCCCCCCCTTCACCCCCCAGTACGACACTGATGCTCACCTCACGTCCAGCTTCACCAGGGGGGCCAGCCAGGCCGGGGGGGCCCATGGGGCCGGGAGGACCGCGCTCGCCAGGAGAACCAGAGGGACCTTGCTTGCCGGGTTCGCCCTGCAGAAGGTCGAGCACACGGGGATGCATCGGACACCGTGAGCATGTCCCCACCTCGGGGGGCCACACCGGTGAGCTGGGGACTGGGGTGGGGGTCCTGCGGGGGGGGTACTCACAGAGGGGCCAGGCAGCCCAGGGAAGCCTCTCTCGCCTCTCTGTCCGGGGAGGCCGACAACACCGCGTTGGCCAGCAATACCTTGGGGTCCGGGGGTGCCAGGAGCGCCCTGGGGGGGACAAACAGCACCTCAGGGGGGTGGCAGCGGCCGTTACCTCCCTCCCGATGGAGGGGACAACCAAGGGACGTTGGGTGTGATGCTGCCTGGTATCCGTGAAGGGGTCACACCGCTTGGGGGGGTGACTTACGATGGGGCCATCAGCGCCGGGGGAGCCTTTTTCACCGGGGGGTCCAGGGGGGCCGGCAGGTCCGGGCTCACCGGGGCGGCCAGCAGGGCCGGTCTCACCGCGGGGTCCTTTGCCACCTTCCTTGccgctggggccgggggggccggggaggccGATGTTACCCTGGGTAGGAGGGGGGGCAATACCATCAGGCCTCAGAccgggccccccccgccgctgccgccgctgGCTGAAGGGCAGCCAGGGGCGTCCCAGTGCCAAGTGGGCCAAGGCGGCCGCGTGGAGCCGGCTGGACCCGTGCCTGGCATCCCCACGGTgccagcaccctcctgcccccccccctcccaccacACGTCTCACCCCTTCGGGGAGGAGACACGGGCAGGGACACAGTACTCAcggaggggccggggggtccaactcttccagcagcaccagggaaaCCAGTAGCACCCTGCAAGGGAGAGATGCTGGAGTCAGTCTTGGGCCTGCATCCTGGCACCTCCTGTGGGGTCCGGGGCCAGGGGACCATCCCCTGGCTGAGGGCCACcacggggagccccggggccggtGGCCAGGAGGAGAGTCCTCATGCCCAGGGGTGAGGAGTGGCTGCTGGTTTGGGGGAGTGAAAGTAACCCCCCCCTTTTTCCATCCATTCTATCCCCTATAAGATGACCCCCCCCCTTCTTCAGGCACCATCTTCCCAAAGGGCTTTGGTGTGCGGAGCGGCACTCACGCACGTTTTGGGGAGCAAGAGGCAGGAAGGGCTGAGCCACCCATGGGTCCACACACCCAATCCCATCCCCTGGGGGCCGcgcagccccgtcccccccaTACAAGAGCCAGGCTGGTACTTACAGGGGGTCCAGCACTACCACGAGCACCTTTGGGACCGGGAGCACCAACAGCAccctgaggaagaggagggtgagCCACAATGCAGGGCCGGATCCAAGGGGAacatggggtgggggggcacaACTTACGGCAGGGCCAGGAGCACCAGTGGGGccagcagggccgggggggccggcgTCACCCTTGGCTCCAGCATCACCAGTTTCACCTTTAGCACCAGGCTGGCCGTCGGCACCCTGCGGGAGAGCGCAGCGCAGTGAGCCGGGGGGTTGGGGCACAGCATCATCCCTGCTCACGGCAGCAGTGGTggtgcaggatcaggcccacGGGGGAGGAAGAAGCACTTACGGGAGGGCCAGCAAATCCAGCAGGACCGGGGGGGCCGGGCTCGCCGCGGTCACCCTAGGGGAGAAGGCAAGAGAGCGGCTGTCACGCCGGGCAGGGGACGGCCACCACCAGCAAGGGGTGGCCACTTGATGGCAAGGGGTGGCCACTTGATGGCAGGCCATCCCTCAGGGTGCCGGGACACTTACAGGAGCACCACGGGCACCAGTGGGACCAGCAGGACCGGGAGGACCAGCTTCACCCTGGCAGAGGGACACAAGGAAAGACCCCGAGGTTAAAGCCGTGGCGAGGAGGTGGCACAGGGGGCGTGGGGCCACCTCCCCGGTGCAGGGTCCAGCCAAGAGACGTCCCTACCTTGTCACCAGGAGCACCAGCGGGGCCAGGGGGGCCAATGGGGCCAGTCAAGCCTCGGAGACCGTCTTTGCCAGGAGCGCCATCAGCACCTTTGGGACCGGGGTCGCCCTGGGAGGAGAAGACACAGCGGGGTTACCTGAGGAGCTCCAACCCAGGGGGGGCACCCCATTGCTCTGCACCCCACTGCTCTGCACCCCAGGGTCTTCATCATCCCCAGAGGGGCTGGGAtcatccttctcctcctccctggccATGCAGAATAGCAGGGCTCAGCTCGCAGCAAGGGGCTGTCCCCAAGGGACACAAGCATCCCCAAGCATCCCATCCTCGTGGCTCTGGCTTTGCTTGGGGGAGGCCCAGCAGCCGGGGGGGCgagcggctgcaggaggggaagaggctgCAAGCAGAGGATGGAGGGGACATGTCGGGATCTCAGGGACACGTACTCTGTCACCCTTGGCGCCTGGCAGGCCGGCAGCACCACGTTCTCCGGGCATCCCTTGCAGACCGGGGGGCCCTTGGTTTCCAGGGGCACCGGGAGCACCAGCATCACCCTGGGCGAAAGAGACGGAAAAGGGGAATTAGTGAGAAATCGGCACTGCTTTGGTGGAGAAAATTCCTCCTTGGAGATGTCCTGCAGGGCAGAGACCTCGCACCTACCTTAGCACCATCGTTACCGGGAGCACCGTTAGCACCACGAGGACCCTGGGGACCAGGGGGGCCTTGGACACCGCGTTCACCAGGGAAACCTCTCTCAccctgcaggaggggaagaaaaggagctGACCCCATCAGCAGGGCACTGGGGGGCCAAAAAACATCTGGGGGACGAGCAGGGGTCAACTCACCCTGGCACCAGCAGGACCGGGGGCGCCAGCATCTCCGGGGACACCCTGTGATGGAGGCAGAGGTTGCAGGAGTTagcacggggatggggacacgcAAGGTGGCCTTGGGGACAGGGGGAATGAGGGGGTTGGGGCATGGTGTTGCCCACACTCACCTGCTCACCGGGCTTGCCAGCCTCACCAGGGGGGCCAGCAGGGCCTGGCAGACCctgtggaggaagaggaagaggaggaggtgagaCGTGGTGAGGTGAGCCACCAAGGGAGGGAGGTGGCACCGCCACTGCCACATGGCATTCGTCCCCTTGTAGGGGGAGGGGACCCCCTCACCTGGAAGCCGGGGGCACCAGCAGGACCTTGTTCACCTCTTTCTCCAGCGGGAccctgggggagaggggagaagcgTGAGGCCGGGCGGGGTGCTCCAGAGCTCCCGCTCCAGCAGCCAAGCCCTGCCCTGGGTGGCATTGGGCACCCCAGTACTCACAGTAGGGCCAGGGGGACCTTGGGCACCAGCTTCACCGTCtttgccagcagcaccctgcggaggggagggaagaaagagggtGATCAGAGCTCGCCTGCCACCTCCAGGTGATTTTAGAGAGATGAACCTGTCGTGCTCTGCACCCTGGCTGATGTTTGGAGCTGGATTTGGCCATAGCATCCTTCCAAGGAGCAGAGGAGCTACAGCGAGCTGCCCACAGCCACGTCACCTTCCCGCTGTCCCCGCTCCAGGGGCAttggcagctgccagccccgACTCCCAGCCACCACAGCTCGTGGCAAGTTCCCCCGTTGGagccatccccagccccacacgaccccagccccacgcatccccagcccctggggatACTCACAACAGCGCCAGGGGGGCCGGGAGCACCTCTCTCACCGGGTTTGCCGGGCTCACCCTAAAAGCAAAAGAGCAGGATGAGACCCACGCTGAGAACACAGCACCCACGGGATCGAGCCTGCGGGATGCACAAACCCtatggggacagggaggacaTGTCCCCTGAACCACCCCTCCCTGGGTGCCTGCTCCTCGTGCCCACCCGCAGCCACGGTCCTGGGTGGGGAGCCTTCGTGGAGCACCCCTGTGTCCATGGGGCAGGCACCCCGGGCTCGAGCAGCCCCACGAGGGATGCAGCTCCCGTCCATACTCACCGCAGCACCTTTGGGACCAGGGAAACCCATCACGCCGGCTTGGCCTCTGGCTCCGGGTGGGCctggggggccggggcggccgtCTTGACCAGCGGGGCCCTATGGTGGGGGGAGCAAAGACCCCATTAGCAAAGGGCATGGGGAGCGAAGGGGGGAGCGGGGTGGGTGGTGGGTGCTACTTACAGGGGGACCAGTCTTGCCATCGGGACCGGGGCTGCCAGGGCTCCCAGTCAGACCCTAGAAAGGAGCAAGGGGGGGTTAGAATGTCAGGCACCAGGTCGCTGCTGGCCGTGGGAGATGCTCCAGCAAGCGAGTGTCCCAGAGAGCAGCCTCCTCCATAGCCCGGTGACCCTGGAAGGGGGCCACCAGGCTGTCCCCAACCCCTCCACGCCGTGCCCCTTCCACGCTCACCTTGGCACCGGGGAGACCGGGTTCACCGGGGCGGCCAGCTTCACCAGGAGAGCCCTTGGGGCCAacggggccgggggagccgcGCTCGCCGGGGGGACCCTGGAGGGAGGGGACAGCAGTCACCCTGGCTGCAGGGCATCagcggggacagggacaggagcCGTGCTACGGGGCAAGGCGGTGGCACAGCACCGGCTTCGCCACCGCGTGACCCGAattggggtgtggggggggtgaCAAGTGCACCGTGTCCCCACCACCCTGCTGGGGACACGGCGCCGGCCCCTgtgcaggaaggagagggggggcACCTACCTTGGGACCAGCGATGCCGTCAGCGCCGGGGAAGCCACGGCTGCCGGGAGCACCCTGCGAGGGACGGGAGAGGGGTCAGGGTGGTCGTGGGGGGTGCGGGGGCTCAGGGAAGGGGGTGACGATTTGCGGCTGAGCCTGCAGCGGGAGCAGCCCTGGTGGCTCGTGAGATGCTCCACTAGGGGTCTCAGGAGAGTCTCAAAATGGGCTGGGCGCCGCTGGGGACAGCACCAGACCCCCTGGGGAGAGCCCCCCAGGCTCAAACACTGGATGAGGTGTGCAGAGACGGGGAgaggacggggatggggacggggacacgaTGGGGACATGCCGGGGATGGCTCCTACTCACTCTTTCGCCAGCAGGACCGGGAAGCCCAGCGGGGCCAGGCTCACCGCGGGCTCCTCTCTTGCCTTCCTCaccagcggggccgggggggccctgGACGCCAGCAGGAccctggggaaggaggcagaggagtGAGCGCCTGCAGGGTGCAGCCAGCCAGGGAGGCGCCGAGTCCTGGCGCTGCTGGGGGGGCACTTACGGGTTCGCCTTTGGCACCAGTGTCTCCCTTGTTGCCTGGGGCACCGGGTTCGCCCTGGaggtggaaggaaaaggaaagaaagatggtTAGCACCAGTTCGATGAGCAAAAGGAACCGTGAGCCTGATCCTGCCCCGACCCTTTGCAGGGGAATTGATGCTCAGTGCCTCCcagggggctgccagcagggctggcaagGAGGGATGCAGAGGAGGTGGGACAGCGATGTGACGGAGTCAAAGGATGGATGCAGCCCTGGAGCCGTCCCCCGGGAGCAAAGGGACAAGGATCCAGCCCCAGAGCAAAGCACCAAGCTCCTGGCAAGGGGCAGAAGAGGATGCAGACAGCGGGGGGATACTCACGCTGTTACCCTTGGGACCGGGGGCACCGCTGGGACCCTGGGGTCCGGAGGGACCGCGGGCACCGGGGAAGCCGGGAGCGCCAGCGATGCCAGGGGCGCCCTAGGAGAGGCAGAAGAGGTGGtgagggtgctgcagggaggtcCCTGAGCCAGGCAGTGAGGCTGGGGTGGGACACTCACGGTTGCACCCTTGGCACCAGGTTGACCATCAGCACCGGGGTTGCCCtgccagagagaaagaggaagaggagggttACGCCGGGGCCAGGGGGACATGAGGCCGAAGGACAGGGCACTGTCAGGGGCCACTTACAGCAGGACCAGCAGCgccagcggggccggggggaccGGGCTCACCACGGGCACCCTGAGGACCTTCACTGCCACGAGCACCTTGGGGACCGGTTTCAccctggggaggaagaggagagaggaagagccATGAGCGTGGGGACTGCTATGAAAACCCAGAAGCGGACgattttcttctccatccttGGCCTAGTTTCTCACGAAAGCAACACCCCGCAGCCTGGAGAAGCGTCGGAGATGTGGCAAAGGGCCACCTCTGTCCCGATGATGGGAAGAGCAGCCACCTCGGCACTGGACACATTGGCATTGGCCACCGTGGCATTGGCCACCTTGACGTGGGCCACCTTGGCATTGGCCACCTTGGCACTGGCCACCTTGGCACCGACCACCTTGGCACCATCCACCTTGGCCCTGGCCACCTCTGGGCACTGTTCAGGCCACGTGAAGCCCGCTTGACACTCAGTTCTCCATTTCCCTGCCCCATTTcccccagcatctcccagccaggagctgggggcccCACCTATAGGATTGTATATAGGTCCTACCttagcaccagcagcaccagggaagcCAGGGGGGCCAGCGGGACCAGTTGGACCCTAGATGGGAGAAGGGGCATGCATCAGAAGCAATCACACACCTCACATCTGGCTTTTCCAGAGCCCTGGAGCCCAGCCAGAATTTGCCGACAGCAGATTTAGGAGGAGATGTCCCATGCAGGACCCCTCCACGGGATCGGGGGGGGATTGGGGTTACTCACAGGAGGACCAGCAGCACCGGGAGCACCGTCGTTACCGCGAGCACCCTGCGGGACAGAGGGACCCTTGAGCATTGCCCaccagcaggagggcaggaggggtgCTCAGCCCTGCCCCGAGCGCGTACTCACAGCAGGGCCGGAGGGACCTGGACGGCCTCTCTCGCCGGGAAGCCCTCGAGGACCCTGGGGAAGACAAGAGGAGATGTTTTTATCGGGAATGCAGCCGCCTTCCCCTCCTGTAACCTCTCTGTgcgcaccccccccccagctccccatgcCCGCAGCAAGGGGAAGCCCCGCCCCCCAGGCATCCCTGGCTCTGCATCCCTGGGGATGCgccgtgccccccaccccagcctccTTTGCTGGTGAAGTCTCTGTGTGTGGGCCCCCCCCCCAGTATTTCCCATCCAGCACTCACCATCTGCCCAGGAGCACCATTCTCACCGGGGCTGCCAGGTTCAccctaggaaaagaaaaaggcataaaaatggGTTTTCTGCACCAAAAGGGGAGAAGCAAGACCCCGAGCAGACCTGGgg
The sequence above is drawn from the Cygnus olor isolate bCygOlo1 chromosome 25, bCygOlo1.pri.v2, whole genome shotgun sequence genome and encodes:
- the COL1A1 gene encoding collagen alpha-1(I) chain isoform X1, which encodes MFSFVDSRLLLLIAATVLLTRGQGEEDIQTGSCVQDGLTYNDKDVWKPEPCQICVCDSGNILCDEVICEDTSDCPNAEIPFGECCPICPDTDASPVYPESTGVEGPKGDTGPKGDRGLPGPPGRDGIPGQPGLPGPPGPPGPPGLGGNFAPQMSYGYDEKAGGMAVPGPMGPAGPRGLPGPPGAPGPQGFQGPPGEPGEPGASGPMGPRGPAGPPGKNGDDGEAGKPGRPGERGPPGPQGARGLPGTAGLPGMKGHRGFSGLDGAKGEPGPAGPKGEPGSPGENGAPGQMGPRGLPGERGRPGPSGPAGARGNDGAPGAAGPPGPTGPAGPPGFPGAAGAKGETGPQGARGSEGPQGARGEPGPPGPAGAAGPAGNPGADGQPGAKGATGAPGIAGAPGFPGARGPSGPQGPSGAPGPKGNSGEPGAPGNKGDTGAKGEPGPAGVQGPPGPAGEEGKRGARGEPGPAGLPGPAGERGAPGSRGFPGADGIAGPKGPPGERGSPGPVGPKGSPGEAGRPGEPGLPGAKGLTGSPGSPGPDGKTGPPGPAGQDGRPGPPGPPGARGQAGVMGFPGPKGAAGEPGKPGERGAPGPPGAVGAAGKDGEAGAQGPPGPTGPAGERGEQGPAGAPGFQGLPGPAGPPGEAGKPGEQGVPGDAGAPGPAGARGERGFPGERGVQGPPGPQGPRGANGAPGNDGAKGDAGAPGAPGNQGPPGLQGMPGERGAAGLPGAKGDRGDPGPKGADGAPGKDGLRGLTGPIGPPGPAGAPGDKGEAGPPGPAGPTGARGAPGDRGEPGPPGPAGFAGPPGADGQPGAKGETGDAGAKGDAGPPGPAGPTGAPGPAGAVGAPGPKGARGSAGPPGATGFPGAAGRVGPPGPSGNIGLPGPPGPSGKEGGKGPRGETGPAGRPGEPGPAGPPGPPGEKGSPGADGPIGAPGTPGPQGIAGQRGVVGLPGQRGERGFPGLPGPSGEPGKQGPSGSPGERGPPGPMGPPGLAGPPGEAGREGAPGAEGAPGRDGAAGPKGDRGETGPAGPPGAPGAPGAPGPVGPAGKNGDRGETGPAGPAGPPGPAGARGPAGPQGPRGDKGETGEQGDRGMKGHRGFSGLQGPPGPPGAPGEQGPSGASGPAGPRGPPGSAGAAGKDGLNGLPGPIGPPGPRGRTGDVGPVGPPGPPGPPGPPGPPSGGFDFSFLPQPPQEKAHDGGRYYRADDANVMRDRDLEVDTTLKSLSQQIENIRSPEGTRKNPARTCRDLKMCHGDWKSGEYWIDPNQGCNLDAIKVYCNMETGETCVYPTQATIAQKNWYLSKNPKEKKHVWFGETMSDGFQVRWGAPGGTQRHPHGVGMMSIVMPNASSPAVRVRRRGLQPGRRGHPADLPPPDVHRGCPEHHLPLQEQRRLHGPGHGQPEEGPAPPGRQRNRDQGRGQQPLHLRRHRGRLHESHWRLGQDSHRVQDDKDIPPAHHRLGPHGRWRSGPGIRHRHRPRLLLVNRTPTPRVTGESNNNNNNNKKKKNSQKRRKFHMDLNSCRFLFQRL
- the COL1A1 gene encoding collagen alpha-1(I) chain isoform X5, whose translation is MFSFVDSRLLLLIAATVLLTRGQGEEDIQTGSCVQDGLTYNDKDVWKPEPCQICVCDSGNILCDEVICEDTSDCPNAEIPFGECCPICPDTDASPVYPESTGVEGPKGDTGPKGDRGLPGPPGRDGIPGQPGLPGPPGPPGPPGLGGNFAPQMSYGYDEKAGGMAVPGPMGPAGPRGLPGPPGAPGPTGPAGPPGFPGAAGAKGETGPQGARGSEGPQGARGEPGPPGPAGAAGPAGNPGADGQPGAKGATGAPGIAGAPGFPGARGPSGPQGPSGAPGPKGNSGEPGAPGNKGDTGAKGEPGPAGVQGPPGPAGEEGKRGARGEPGPAGLPGPAGERGAPGSRGFPGADGIAGPKGPPGERGSPGPVGPKGSPGEAGRPGEPGLPGAKGLTGSPGSPGPDGKTGPPGPAGQDGRPGPPGPPGARGQAGVMGFPGPKGAAGEPGKPGERGAPGPPGAVGAAGKDGEAGAQGPPGPTGPAGERGEQGPAGAPGFQGLPGPAGPPGEAGKPGEQGVPGDAGAPGPAGARGERGFPGERGVQGPPGPQGPRGANGAPGNDGAKGDAGAPGAPGNQGPPGLQGMPGERGAAGLPGAKGDRGDPGPKGADGAPGKDGLRGLTGPIGPPGPAGAPGDKGEAGPPGPAGPTGARGAPGDRGEPGPPGPAGFAGPPGADGQPGAKGETGDAGAKGDAGPPGPAGPTGAPGPAGAVGAPGPKGARGSAGPPGATGFPGAAGRVGPPGPSGNIGLPGPPGPSGKEGGKGPRGETGPAGRPGEPGPAGPPGPPGEKGSPGADGPIGAPGTPGPQGIAGQRGVVGLPGQRGERGFPGLPGPSGEPGKQGPSGSPGERGPPGPMGPPGLAGPPGEAGREGAPGAEGAPGRDGAAGPKGDRGETGPAGPPGAPGAPGAPGPVGPAGKNGDRGETGPAGPAGPPGPAGARGPAGPQGPRGDKGETGEQGDRGMKGHRGFSGLQGPPGPPGAPGEQGPSGASGPAGPRGPPGSAGAAGKDGLNGLPGPIGPPGPRGRTGDVGPVGPPGPPGPPGPPGPPSGGFDFSFLPQPPQEKAHDGGRYYRADDANVMRDRDLEVDTTLKSLSQQIENIRSPEGTRKNPARTCRDLKMCHGDWKSGEYWIDPNQGCNLDAIKVYCNMETGETCVYPTQATIAQKNWYLSKNPKEKKHVWFGETMSDGFQFEYGGEGSNPADVAIQLTFLRLMSTEAAQNITYHCKNSVAYMDQDTGNLKKALLLQGANEIEIRAEGNSRFTYGVTEDGCTSHTGAWGKTVIEYKTTKTSRLPIIDLAPMDVGAPDQEFGIDIGPVCFL